From Riemerella anatipestifer ATCC 11845 = DSM 15868, a single genomic window includes:
- a CDS encoding C40 family peptidase has translation MKNKNLVYVLLALVTFSLQSCVSNYVVTATPSNANTEYKSNTKVPKISKASLTSAKKSLYQNEAEANYVAAKTTLARVSNLETKAEIEKAIKHSQTIDEILNQASTYLGTPYRYGGTTRSGIDCSAFVLSVFNEVTGISLPRVAAAQAQEGEMVLKQELQKGDLVFFSHGRRISHVGIVQEITEDGDIKFIHAATSKGVIVSSLNDKYWGPRYRFAKRVIQ, from the coding sequence ATGAAAAACAAAAATTTAGTATATGTTTTATTAGCTTTAGTCACTTTTTCTTTACAGTCGTGCGTAAGTAACTATGTAGTTACAGCTACTCCCTCTAACGCTAATACAGAGTACAAATCTAATACCAAAGTACCTAAAATAAGCAAAGCAAGTTTAACTTCAGCAAAAAAATCTCTTTACCAAAATGAAGCCGAAGCTAACTATGTTGCAGCAAAAACAACTTTAGCAAGAGTAAGTAATTTAGAAACTAAAGCCGAGATAGAGAAGGCTATTAAGCACTCACAAACAATAGACGAAATTCTTAATCAAGCGAGTACTTATTTAGGAACTCCTTACCGTTACGGAGGCACTACTAGAAGTGGTATAGACTGTTCTGCATTTGTACTATCTGTATTTAATGAAGTTACTGGCATAAGCCTTCCTAGAGTAGCTGCCGCGCAGGCACAAGAGGGAGAAATGGTATTGAAACAAGAATTACAAAAGGGAGATTTAGTATTCTTTTCACACGGAAGACGCATTTCTCATGTAGGGATAGTACAAGAAATAACAGAAGATGGCGATATTAAATTTATACACGCTGCAACTTCTAAAGGCGTTATAGTTTCTTCTCTAAATGATAAATATTGGGGACCAAGATACAGATTTGCAAAACGAGTGATACAATAG
- a CDS encoding sensor histidine kinase: MKTFSFKNIRTLFIVSVLSALFFFLITSSEKTIRNFFISWAISLVYTFGYGLCNGLMNEQLNEKYNWNTHTKPRLIIGLIATVILNTLITYLLNYISFVQLRGVPTEDFFSKKYGFINWFWINFALLISSLYHVYYFMKALQQSTQEKIEVQEQLAKASEAQFQSLKTQLDPHFLFNSLNVLTALIEENPPKAQKFTEDMSKIYRYVLEQRDKKTVSVAEEISFAKTYAELLKTRFEDSVNFSFDINPNFENHLVVPLSLQLLLENVIKHNFATIQKPLNIKVYTASSYLMVENNSQAREMPAGSTGVGLKNIQQRYALLTHKEVNVVKNETVFRVEIPLI, from the coding sequence ATGAAAACTTTTTCCTTTAAAAATATACGCACTTTGTTTATTGTAAGCGTACTTTCTGCTCTTTTCTTCTTTCTCATTACCTCGTCTGAAAAAACAATTCGTAACTTTTTTATTAGCTGGGCAATATCGCTTGTCTATACTTTTGGCTATGGGTTATGTAATGGATTGATGAATGAACAACTTAATGAAAAGTATAATTGGAATACTCATACTAAACCTCGTCTGATAATTGGACTTATAGCAACAGTTATTCTTAATACTCTAATAACTTATTTGCTAAATTATATTTCTTTTGTTCAGTTAAGAGGAGTTCCTACAGAAGATTTTTTTAGTAAAAAATACGGTTTTATCAATTGGTTTTGGATAAATTTCGCATTGCTAATATCATCATTATATCATGTTTACTATTTTATGAAAGCCTTGCAGCAAAGCACTCAAGAGAAAATAGAAGTGCAGGAGCAATTAGCCAAAGCCTCAGAGGCACAGTTTCAAAGTTTAAAGACTCAGTTAGACCCGCATTTTCTGTTTAATTCTTTAAATGTCTTAACAGCGTTGATTGAGGAAAACCCACCGAAAGCTCAAAAATTTACGGAAGATATGTCTAAAATATACCGTTATGTTTTGGAACAAAGAGACAAAAAAACGGTGAGTGTTGCCGAAGAAATCAGCTTTGCAAAAACCTATGCCGAACTTCTTAAAACCCGTTTTGAAGACAGTGTTAATTTTAGTTTTGATATAAATCCCAACTTTGAAAATCATTTGGTAGTGCCATTGTCCTTACAATTATTGTTGGAGAATGTGATTAAACACAACTTTGCTACCATTCAAAAACCGTTGAATATTAAGGTTTATACCGCCTCGTCTTATTTGATGGTAGAAAATAATTCACAAGCAAGAGAGATGCCTGCAGGTAGTACAGGCGTTGGATTAAAGAACATTCAGCAACGCTACGCCTTACTCACACATAAGGAAGTGAATGTTGTTAAAAATGAAACTGTTTTTCGTGTAGAAATCCCTTTGATATAA
- a CDS encoding DUF4870 domain-containing protein, translating into MKNTNPATKIEDKDMLFLLHLSQLFNLITGFGGLIIPLLIWAFKKDEILGINEQGKEIINFQITMFIAILVSVPLCFILIGFLFISIIALIMIIVPIIQAVKSKDNQPIRYPLTIRFI; encoded by the coding sequence ATGAAAAATACTAATCCTGCTACCAAAATAGAAGACAAAGATATGTTGTTCCTACTACATTTATCTCAATTATTTAATCTTATTACAGGGTTTGGTGGACTCATAATCCCTCTCTTAATCTGGGCTTTCAAAAAAGATGAAATACTGGGAATAAATGAACAAGGCAAAGAGATTATTAACTTTCAAATCACTATGTTTATAGCCATTTTGGTATCTGTACCTTTATGCTTTATTCTGATAGGTTTTTTATTCATATCTATTATAGCACTAATAATGATTATAGTACCTATTATACAAGCTGTTAAATCTAAGGATAACCAACCTATAAGATATCCTTTAACTATTAGATTTATTTAA
- a CDS encoding YifB family Mg chelatase-like AAA ATPase produces MLVKVYGSAIHGVSAQTITIEVNVDQGVGYHLVGLPDNAIKESSHRISAALKNVGYKLPGKKITINMAPADLRKEGSAYDLSIALGILAASGQIIAPEIERYLIMGELSLDGGLQPIKGVLPIAIRAREEGFKGIILPKQNTREAAIVNDLEVYGVENIKEVIDFFNENCPLEPTKVNTREEFHKRVNLFPFDFSEVKGQETAKRAMEVAAAGGHNIILIGPPGSGKTMLAKRIPSILPPLTLKEALETTKIHSVAGKMGAETSLMTIRPFRSPHHTISDVALVGGGSYPQPGEISLAHNGVLFLDEMPEFKRTVLEVMRQPLEDREVTISRAKFTVNYPASFMLVASMNPSPSGFFPDDPNNTSSSFEMQRYLNKLSGPLLDRIDIHIEVQKVEFDQLSDKRKGESSEIIRQRVLKAREIQQERYQDLAISYNAQMGPKEIEHFCELDEVSLLLIKNAMEKLNLSARAYDRILKVSRTIADLERETNIQSHHIAEAIQYRSLDRDFWKV; encoded by the coding sequence ATGTTGGTAAAAGTTTACGGTAGTGCAATACATGGTGTTTCAGCACAAACTATCACAATAGAAGTTAATGTAGATCAAGGTGTCGGTTACCATTTGGTAGGATTGCCAGACAATGCTATTAAAGAAAGTAGTCATAGAATTTCCGCTGCACTTAAAAATGTAGGCTATAAATTGCCTGGGAAGAAAATTACCATAAATATGGCTCCTGCTGATCTCAGAAAAGAAGGTTCAGCCTATGATTTAAGCATTGCGTTGGGGATTTTAGCTGCATCGGGTCAGATTATAGCTCCAGAGATAGAGCGGTATCTTATTATGGGAGAGCTTTCGTTAGATGGAGGTTTACAACCAATTAAAGGAGTGTTACCCATTGCAATAAGAGCTAGGGAAGAAGGTTTTAAAGGAATTATTTTACCAAAACAAAACACAAGAGAGGCTGCTATTGTAAACGATTTGGAAGTTTATGGTGTAGAAAACATCAAAGAGGTAATAGATTTTTTTAATGAAAACTGCCCTTTAGAACCAACTAAAGTCAATACACGAGAGGAATTTCACAAAAGAGTAAATCTTTTTCCATTTGACTTTTCAGAAGTTAAAGGTCAAGAGACCGCTAAAAGAGCGATGGAAGTTGCGGCGGCAGGAGGACATAATATTATTCTCATTGGTCCGCCAGGAAGTGGTAAAACAATGCTAGCAAAACGAATTCCAAGTATTCTTCCTCCTTTAACATTGAAAGAAGCGTTAGAAACCACTAAAATACATTCCGTAGCAGGAAAGATGGGAGCTGAAACTTCCCTTATGACCATCAGACCTTTTAGGTCGCCGCATCATACTATTTCCGATGTAGCATTAGTAGGTGGCGGCAGTTATCCTCAACCTGGGGAAATTTCTTTGGCTCACAATGGGGTGTTATTTTTAGATGAGATGCCAGAGTTTAAAAGAACTGTTCTAGAAGTTATGAGGCAACCTTTGGAGGATAGAGAAGTTACTATTTCTAGAGCCAAGTTTACGGTAAACTATCCTGCTAGTTTTATGCTCGTGGCATCTATGAATCCTAGCCCTAGCGGATTTTTCCCTGATGACCCTAATAATACCTCTTCTTCTTTTGAGATGCAACGCTATCTTAATAAACTTTCAGGACCTCTTTTGGACAGGATAGACATTCATATAGAAGTTCAAAAAGTGGAATTTGACCAACTATCCGACAAAAGAAAAGGAGAGTCTAGTGAGATTATCAGACAAAGGGTGCTAAAAGCAAGGGAAATACAGCAAGAACGCTATCAAGATTTGGCTATTAGTTACAATGCTCAGATGGGACCTAAAGAAATAGAGCATTTTTGCGAATTAGATGAGGTATCTCTACTTTTAATCAAAAATGCTATGGAAAAGCTCAATCTTTCTGCAAGGGCTTATGACCGTATTTTAAAAGTATCTAGAACCATAGCAGATTTAGAAAGAGAAACCAATATACAAAGTCATCACATTGCGGAAGCTATACAGTATAGAAGTTTAGATAGAGATTTTTGGAAAGTTTAA
- a CDS encoding YraN family protein: protein MAEHNDFGKEAENQAVFFLEQKGYNIIARNFRYLKAELDIIAEKDNTLVVLEVKARQHNALVEPHEAVNKRKIKLIISATNEFLQSYPKNLEVRFDIVSIIKTPQNAFEITHIESAFESIDG from the coding sequence ATGGCAGAGCATAATGATTTTGGAAAAGAAGCCGAAAATCAAGCCGTATTTTTCTTGGAGCAAAAGGGCTATAATATCATAGCCAGGAACTTTAGATACCTTAAAGCAGAGCTAGATATTATTGCCGAAAAAGATAATACTCTAGTGGTGCTAGAAGTTAAAGCAAGGCAGCACAATGCTTTAGTAGAGCCTCACGAAGCAGTAAACAAACGGAAAATAAAACTCATTATTTCTGCTACTAACGAATTTCTACAAAGCTATCCCAAAAATTTAGAAGTGAGATTCGACATTGTTTCGATTATTAAGACGCCACAAAATGCCTTTGAAATTACTCACATAGAAAGTGCTTTTGAAAGTATAGATGGATGA
- a CDS encoding RNA polymerase sigma factor: protein MEIITDSLLIQEYQNGNELALERLIERNQSDLFNFIFYKVLDESLANDIFQDTFMKIIIKLKKGEYKDEGKFVLWAKRIAHNLIIDHYRLLSKHKKVSETSYSDEEFSIFDHISEPTENIEDYLISLQINEDLMKMIQLLPDNQKEVVKLRFFDGLSFKEIAEHTDCSINTTLGRVRYAVMNLRKIMEENQIILTR, encoded by the coding sequence ATGGAAATAATTACGGATAGTCTGCTCATACAAGAGTATCAAAATGGCAATGAACTAGCCCTAGAAAGGCTTATAGAAAGAAATCAATCTGACCTTTTTAACTTTATTTTTTACAAGGTGCTAGATGAAAGTTTAGCAAATGATATTTTCCAAGATACCTTTATGAAAATTATCATCAAGTTGAAAAAAGGAGAGTATAAAGATGAGGGCAAATTTGTACTTTGGGCAAAGCGTATTGCTCACAATCTAATTATAGACCATTACCGATTGTTATCTAAGCATAAAAAAGTTTCAGAAACCTCATATTCAGATGAGGAATTTTCTATTTTTGACCATATTAGCGAACCTACGGAAAATATAGAGGATTATTTAATTTCTCTTCAGATAAATGAAGACCTTATGAAAATGATACAACTCTTACCAGATAACCAAAAGGAAGTGGTAAAACTCCGTTTTTTTGATGGACTTAGTTTTAAGGAAATTGCAGAGCATACGGATTGTAGCATCAATACCACTTTAGGCAGAGTAAGGTACGCTGTGATGAACCTTAGAAAAATAATGGAAGAAAATCAAATAATTTTAACAAGATAA
- a CDS encoding S66 peptidase family protein, translating to MITFPKKLKKGAKIGIISPAGAVEASQIQTGIERIQSKGYEPILSPHCLGIFKNGYNYSGTEKERLSDINWAFSSSELSAVWATRGGYGCQHLIKKIKLSAFRENPKWYIGYSDNTVIQSYLLKNGFASIHGQTLKTASFGVSEESYEFIFDILEGTLPKYEIIPHAFNKEGVAEGTLIGGNLALIYALLGSPYSFNFKDKILFIEDIGENFYALDRMLMGLELAGAFRKIKGLIIGGMTNMGSETDNPNYEDSFDSFAYEIVKQRLEKYKIPVMYQFPNGHIYHNLPLILGASVRLEITSEKAELFYL from the coding sequence ATGATAACATTTCCCAAAAAACTAAAAAAAGGAGCTAAAATAGGCATTATTTCTCCCGCAGGTGCTGTAGAGGCTTCACAAATACAGACAGGTATAGAACGAATACAGTCTAAAGGATATGAACCTATTTTGAGTCCGCATTGCTTGGGGATTTTTAAGAATGGATACAATTATTCTGGGACAGAGAAAGAGCGTTTATCGGACATCAATTGGGCATTTTCTAGCTCGGAGCTTTCGGCAGTATGGGCAACTAGAGGAGGTTATGGTTGTCAGCATCTCATTAAAAAGATTAAATTATCTGCCTTCAGGGAGAATCCTAAATGGTATATAGGTTATTCAGACAATACTGTAATCCAAAGTTATCTTCTAAAAAACGGATTTGCTAGCATACACGGGCAAACACTTAAAACCGCTTCGTTTGGGGTCTCGGAGGAAAGTTATGAGTTTATTTTTGATATTCTTGAGGGAACACTTCCTAAATATGAAATTATACCACACGCATTTAATAAAGAAGGTGTAGCGGAAGGCACTCTAATAGGCGGAAATTTAGCCTTGATTTATGCCTTGTTGGGAAGTCCATATTCCTTTAATTTTAAAGATAAAATCCTTTTTATAGAAGATATAGGCGAGAACTTTTACGCTCTTGATAGAATGCTGATGGGGCTAGAACTTGCAGGAGCATTTAGAAAAATAAAAGGGCTCATCATAGGTGGTATGACGAATATGGGCTCCGAAACCGATAATCCAAACTATGAAGACAGTTTTGATAGCTTTGCTTATGAAATTGTAAAACAAAGATTGGAGAAATATAAAATCCCTGTGATGTATCAGTTTCCTAATGGGCATATCTATCATAATTTGCCGCTTATTTTGGGGGCTTCGGTTCGCCTTGAAATTACCTCTGAAAAAGCAGAACTTTTTTATCTATAA
- the trpS gene encoding tryptophan--tRNA ligase codes for MSRILTGIQATGTPHLGNLLGAIIPAIELSKNPENESFLFIANMHSLTQIKDAEVLKQNTYEIAAAWLAFGLDTEKTYFYRQSDIPEVCELSWYLSCFFPYQRLTLAHSFKDKADRLADVNAGLFTYPVLMAADILLYDAEIVPVGKDQLQHLEMARDMGARFNNQMGETFVLPQEELQENTKYVPGTDGNKMSKSRGNIINIFLPEKQLKKQVMSIETDSKTLEEPKDPETDKVFALYELIATPEQTEQLRQKYLAGNFGYGHAKTELLNLILETYSKERELFNYYMTHLDELEAKLKEGAEKTRKVAAETLTRVRKNLGM; via the coding sequence ATGTCAAGAATACTTACGGGAATTCAAGCTACGGGGACGCCTCATTTAGGAAATTTGTTAGGAGCGATAATCCCAGCAATAGAGTTATCTAAAAACCCTGAAAACGAATCGTTTTTATTTATTGCCAATATGCATTCTTTAACCCAAATAAAAGATGCAGAAGTACTAAAACAAAATACTTACGAAATAGCGGCTGCTTGGCTGGCTTTTGGTCTTGACACGGAAAAAACTTATTTCTATAGACAAAGTGATATACCTGAGGTGTGTGAATTGTCGTGGTATTTGTCTTGCTTTTTCCCTTATCAAAGGCTTACTTTAGCTCATTCATTTAAAGATAAAGCGGACCGTTTGGCAGACGTAAATGCTGGACTTTTTACTTATCCCGTTCTAATGGCAGCAGATATACTATTGTACGATGCGGAGATAGTTCCTGTAGGGAAAGACCAGCTACAGCACTTAGAAATGGCAAGAGATATGGGTGCGAGGTTTAACAATCAAATGGGAGAAACTTTTGTATTACCACAAGAAGAACTGCAAGAAAATACTAAGTATGTGCCTGGAACTGATGGTAACAAAATGTCTAAATCTAGAGGAAATATCATCAATATATTTTTACCAGAGAAACAGCTTAAAAAACAGGTGATGTCTATAGAAACGGATTCTAAAACTTTAGAAGAGCCTAAAGACCCTGAAACGGATAAAGTATTCGCTTTATACGAACTAATAGCTACACCAGAACAAACAGAACAGTTAAGACAGAAATATTTAGCAGGAAATTTTGGCTACGGGCACGCTAAAACAGAACTTCTTAATTTAATTTTAGAAACTTACTCAAAGGAGAGAGAGTTATTTAATTACTATATGACTCACCTTGATGAGCTAGAAGCCAAGCTGAAAGAAGGAGCAGAAAAAACAAGAAAAGTAGCAGCGGAAACTTTGACTAGAGTGAGAAAAAATTTAGGAATGTAG
- a CDS encoding GLPGLI family protein: MRILIYIILCSVGNLCFGQYRVDYRVWHRVDSAISMEHTKPYDMSLYIKNAKHSVYISPLKVYNDSLDNITKVESLGDLTLLMGSKKRGGQQREYIVANLEAQRIDQYLKVTSDWFKYSTTVPRWKLVEETKTIGTFICHKAITELSGRAYAVWYTEEIPISEGPFKLMGLPGLVLFAEDGTGDVKIELVAVQKSNKGIEDLNLMKENTSEIKNYKKLLELTRASFYNRAHPQLYDSFDQKSKKQADERYEARVRKYNNFIER, encoded by the coding sequence ATGAGAATACTGATATATATTATATTGTGCTCTGTGGGGAATCTTTGTTTTGGACAATATAGAGTAGATTATAGAGTATGGCATAGAGTGGATTCTGCGATAAGTATGGAACATACAAAGCCTTACGATATGAGTTTATATATAAAAAATGCTAAACACTCAGTGTACATATCTCCATTGAAGGTTTATAATGACTCCTTAGATAACATTACGAAAGTAGAAAGTCTAGGAGACCTCACGCTGTTAATGGGGAGTAAGAAGAGAGGAGGACAACAACGAGAGTATATTGTAGCTAATTTGGAGGCTCAACGCATAGACCAATATTTAAAGGTAACATCTGATTGGTTTAAATATTCTACAACAGTTCCTAGATGGAAGTTAGTAGAAGAAACTAAAACTATAGGAACATTTATATGTCATAAAGCTATTACGGAACTTTCTGGGAGAGCCTATGCTGTTTGGTACACAGAAGAAATTCCCATTTCTGAGGGACCTTTTAAATTGATGGGACTTCCTGGTTTGGTATTGTTTGCAGAGGACGGTACAGGAGATGTTAAGATAGAACTTGTTGCTGTTCAGAAATCTAACAAAGGTATAGAGGATTTAAACTTAATGAAGGAAAACACTAGTGAAATAAAAAATTATAAAAAACTTTTAGAGTTAACAAGAGCGTCATTTTATAATAGAGCTCACCCTCAATTGTATGATAGTTTTGACCAAAAAAGTAAGAAACAAGCAGACGAAAGGTACGAAGCTAGAGTGAGAAAATATAATAATTTTATAGAAAGATAA
- a CDS encoding LytR/AlgR family response regulator transcription factor, translated as MKAIIIEDEQLAARKLKRMLEKFPEIEVVATLSSVEEGVDYFKTQPHPDLIFSDIMLGDGLSFDIFEQVPTKSFIIYTTAFDQYTLKAFKLNSIDYLLKPFSQEDLEQAIEKFHSFLPKEQGYEQLNFKELIQKETPKLTRVVAKVGYNLKVLSIENISCFYSENKIVYAQTESRAYPTEFTLDELEKLLDLKKFFRVNRQFIINLEHIKNIHTSPYYKVELNHPLEQEITISRERVKHFKSWLEGDF; from the coding sequence ATGAAAGCAATTATTATAGAAGACGAACAACTTGCTGCAAGAAAGCTAAAACGAATGTTAGAGAAGTTTCCAGAGATAGAGGTGGTAGCAACTTTATCTTCGGTAGAGGAAGGCGTTGATTATTTTAAAACCCAACCGCACCCTGACCTTATTTTTTCGGATATTATGTTAGGTGATGGGCTGTCTTTTGATATTTTTGAACAAGTGCCTACCAAAAGTTTCATTATTTATACTACGGCGTTTGACCAATATACTTTAAAGGCGTTTAAGCTTAACTCTATTGATTATTTACTAAAGCCTTTTTCACAAGAGGATTTAGAACAGGCGATAGAGAAGTTTCATTCCTTCCTTCCAAAAGAACAAGGCTACGAACAACTAAATTTTAAAGAACTTATCCAAAAGGAAACACCTAAACTCACAAGAGTTGTAGCTAAAGTAGGATATAATTTAAAGGTATTAAGTATAGAAAATATTAGTTGTTTTTACAGCGAAAACAAAATCGTTTATGCTCAAACCGAGAGCAGAGCTTATCCTACGGAATTTACTTTAGATGAATTAGAAAAACTGTTAGATTTAAAGAAATTTTTCAGGGTTAATAGACAATTCATCATCAATTTAGAACATATTAAAAATATCCATACTTCCCCATATTACAAAGTGGAACTCAATCACCCGTTAGAGCAAGAAATTACGATAAGTAGAGAGCGAGTAAAACACTTTAAATCTTGGCTGGAAGGAGATTTTTAA
- a CDS encoding LysE family translocator — MLELIFSAIGLGLMLSLVFIGPIFFLLIETSFSRGARHALTLDIGVITADLVCILVAYFASDDLVEIIDEYPSFYRITAFIIFIYGIFMIVSKTKMRIEGGQKIISQNYFKTFLNGFLLNILNIGVVLFWLVTVISVRNQYPNPYKFTLYIGIMIATYIGIDLIKILLAKQFHHKLTQNLANKIRSAVGGILVIISVFIFMQSFKKFNKFDQELERSGYVRDSLKIRK; from the coding sequence ATGCTAGAACTTATATTTTCTGCTATTGGCTTGGGGCTAATGTTGAGTTTGGTTTTTATAGGACCTATCTTTTTTCTGCTTATAGAAACTAGCTTTTCGCGTGGAGCAAGGCATGCATTAACCTTAGATATAGGTGTTATAACTGCAGATTTGGTTTGTATCTTGGTGGCCTACTTTGCGAGTGATGATTTAGTAGAGATTATAGACGAATATCCTAGCTTTTATAGAATTACGGCTTTTATTATCTTCATTTATGGGATTTTTATGATAGTCTCCAAAACTAAAATGAGGATAGAGGGAGGTCAGAAAATCATTAGTCAAAACTATTTTAAAACTTTTTTAAATGGCTTTTTACTGAATATTCTTAATATAGGTGTGGTTTTATTTTGGTTGGTTACTGTAATATCAGTGCGAAACCAATATCCTAATCCGTATAAATTTACTTTATACATTGGAATTATGATAGCCACCTACATTGGAATAGATTTAATTAAAATCCTTTTGGCAAAACAATTTCATCATAAATTGACTCAAAACCTGGCTAATAAAATACGAAGTGCTGTCGGAGGGATATTGGTTATCATTAGTGTATTTATATTTATGCAGAGCTTCAAAAAATTTAATAAGTTTGACCAAGAGTTAGAAAGAAGCGGCTATGTGAGGGATTCTCTAAAAATCAGAAAATAA
- a CDS encoding HAD family hydrolase, protein MKIRHIFFDLDNTLWDHRKNARLTLQKLFNKYLIEDKIGVDFETFHEVYHTINEELWAKIRDGIIDKETLRKHRFYDVFLHFGLDDFELSQTFENLFLDEIIEYNELVEDSIFILDYLKNKGYTLHILSNGFQEVTHRKLDGSGIAHYFDTVTSADEIGLRKPHPEIFQLALDKAKATVEESYFIGDDWIADALGARDFGLKVLFFDVFNEGFEEQGVINIKSLAEVERYL, encoded by the coding sequence ATGAAGATAAGGCACATTTTTTTTGATTTAGACAACACACTTTGGGATCATCGTAAAAATGCGAGACTCACGCTCCAAAAACTTTTTAATAAATATTTGATTGAGGATAAAATCGGAGTAGATTTTGAAACCTTTCATGAGGTGTATCATACCATTAACGAAGAGCTTTGGGCTAAAATTAGAGACGGAATTATAGATAAAGAAACTTTAAGAAAACATCGTTTTTATGATGTGTTTCTTCATTTTGGATTAGATGATTTTGAACTATCTCAAACCTTTGAAAATCTTTTTCTAGACGAGATTATAGAATACAACGAGCTGGTAGAGGATAGCATTTTTATTTTAGATTATTTAAAAAACAAAGGCTATACTCTTCATATTCTGTCTAATGGTTTTCAGGAGGTTACTCATAGAAAGTTAGATGGAAGTGGCATTGCTCATTACTTTGATACGGTAACAAGCGCAGACGAAATAGGACTAAGAAAACCTCATCCTGAGATTTTTCAACTCGCTTTAGATAAAGCGAAAGCAACGGTGGAGGAGTCTTATTTTATAGGAGATGATTGGATTGCAGACGCTTTGGGTGCTAGAGATTTTGGTTTGAAAGTTTTATTTTTTGATGTCTTCAACGAAGGTTTTGAGGAGCAAGGCGTTATCAATATTAAATCTTTAGCGGAGGTAGAGCGTTATCTTTAG